Proteins from one Candida orthopsilosis Co 90-125, chromosome 2 draft sequence genomic window:
- a CDS encoding Rpp1a protein (conserved acidic ribosomal protein, likely to be involved in regulation of translation elongation) — MSTETALSYAALILADSDIEITSEKLLTLTKGANVEVEGIWADLFSKALEGKDLKEFFFNFSAAPAAGAAAGAAAGGDAAAAGGEAAAEEKKEEEAKEESDDDMGFGLFD, encoded by the coding sequence ATGTCAACTGAAACTGCTTTATCATACGCTGCTTTAATCTTGGCTGATTCCGATATTGAAATCACTTCCgaaaaattgttgaccTTGACCAAGGGTGCTAACGTCGAAGTTGAAGGTATCTGGGCTGACTTGTTCTCCAAGGCCTTAGAAGGAAAAGACTTGAAGgaattcttcttcaacttctccGCTGCTCCAGCTGCTGGTGCTGCTGCTGGTGCTGCTGCTGGTGGTGACGCTGCCGCCGCAGGTGGTGAAGCTGCTgctgaagaaaagaaggaggAAGAAGCCAAGGAAGAATCTGATGATGACATGGGTTTCGGTTTATTCGATTAA
- a CDS encoding Rpl13 ribosomal subunit, with translation MAIAKNLPLLKNHFRKHWQERVRVHFDQAGKKASRRQSRLRKAAKIAPKPIDSLRPVVRAPTIKYNRKVRAGRGFTLAEIKAVGLTPKYARTIGISVDHRRQNKSQETFETNVQRLKEYKSKLVIFDKKTKASEAVSYEQVSTSATFPIEQPAIEQGTRAVEVPEQSAYRTLRLARNDKKYKGIREKRAKEKAEAEAEKAKK, from the coding sequence atggcTATCGCAAAGAACTTACCATTATTGAAGAACCACTTCAGAAAACACTGGCAAGAAAGAGTCAGAGTCCACTTTGACCAAGCTGGTAAGAAGGCTTCAAGAAGACAATCAAGATTGAGAAAGGCTGCCAAGATTGCTCCAAAGCCAATCGACAGCTTGAGACCAGTTGTCAGAGCTCCAACGATCAAATACAACAGAAAAGTCAGAGCTGGAAGAGGTTTCACTTTGGCTGAAATCAAAGCTGTTGGTTTAACTCCAAAATACGCCAGAACCATTGGTATTTCAGTTGACCACAGAAGACAAAACAAGAGTCaagaaacttttgaaaccaatGTCCAAAGATTGAAGGAATACAAATCTAAATTGGTTATCTTTGACAAGAAGACTAAGGCTTCTGAAGCTGTTTCATACGAACAAGTTTCTACTTCCGCTACTTTCCCAATTGAACAACCAGCTATTGAACAAGGTACTAGAGCTGTTGAAGTCCCAGAACAATCTGCTTACAGAACCTTGAGATTGGCCAGAAACGACAAGAAATACAAGGGTATCAGAGAAAAGAGAGCTAAAGAGAAGGCTGAAGCTGAAGCTGAAAAAGCTAAGAAATAA
- a CDS encoding Mdm31 protein (S. cerevisiae homolog MDM31 has role in mitochondrion inheritance, cellular ion homeostasis and localizes to mitochondrial inner membrane, nucleus) has translation MSVFIRSYVLRCTRTSIDRSLRSPIQRAIRFPQPCKFVPYRGISQTSVSLQELNRGAGHEKETKETNNIKPKGKQDTKIQDISSKVTKEQLLAKATNIYSRFKIRLKWLLKKSNRPFNTDDYSAFFSWIVVGNVFLFFVATTTFFSLVIFTANTVFAQEFVARKFGELITKNSNITATFESAIVPGWSDGKISFRKCFVSRRPKKIEKFIKGSQQEEYEKSLRVNDSGEADEDEDIFEDDGNYTQFDLTIEEVNISLSFNKWVNGTGMIETLEMKGVRGVVDRTHVRWDPDDDATNYKNVYQPGDFEFEEFRMEDVLFELKQPNGFRPFDVSIYNCELSKLRKHWLFYDFLNAEVMSGSYDNSLFTVHKKQRLSDFSINDEGKESPSSKWKRVTCLRVDSLNIDHLNRGLEGPFGWITNGKVDMVGEIMVPREDNNDIGVKEIVNMIAESITKEATRYKNPEVQSKHPDMHTRLTHDDYTDISKYFVLDLTIRLNNVRATVPFKAPELSYINYALIRPIVAYINSKNTFIEIHNRVVKNIKDFDGSWTVYDSLLMDDISEEVYDNFVDYVADEEARLIRVKRVGFWSLQLFLQLVLVGLGALT, from the coding sequence ATGAGTGTTTTTATAAGGAGTTATGTGCTACGATGCACGAGGACTCTGATAGATAGGTCACTTCGATCTCCAATTCAACGAGCAATTCGCTTTCCACAACCATGCAAATTCGTGCCGTATAGAGGAATCAGTCAAACTTCGGTCCTGCtacaagaattgaatagaGGTGCCGGTCATGAAAAGGAAACAAAGGAGaccaacaatatcaaaccaAAGGGAAAGCAAGATACAAAGATACAGGATATTTCACTGAAGGTTACCAAGGAACAACTTTTAGCAAAAGCAACCAATATTTACTCCAGATTCAAAATCCGTCTTAAATGGCTCTTGAAGAAATCGAATCGTCCATTCAATACTGATGACTACTCGGCATTCTTTTCCTGGATAGTAGTGGGGAAtgtgtttttgttctttgtaGCAACAACGACATTCTTCTCTCTTGTGATTTTTACTGCAAACACAGTGTTTGCACAAGAGTTTGTTGCTAGAAAGTTTGGAGAGCTAATCActaaaaattcaaacatcACAGCTACTTTTGAGAGTGCAATTGTTCCTGGTTGGTCAGATGGAAAGATAAGTTTTAGAAAGTGCTTTGTTAGTCGAAGACcaaaaaagattgaaaaattcatcaaggGATCACAACAAGAGGAATACGAGAAAAGTTTGCGTGTGAATGACAGTGGAGAAGCagacgaagatgaagatatttttgaagatgatggGAACTATACACAATTTGACCTCACTATAGAGGAAGTAAATATTTCGTTGTCGTTCAACAAATGGGTCAACGGTACTGGAATGattgaaactttggaaaTGAAAGGAGTTCGAGGAGTTGTTGACCGAACACACGTAAGATGGGACcctgatgatgatgccacgaattacaaaaatgtGTACCAGCCAGgagattttgaatttgaagagttCAGAATGGAGGACGTGCTATTTGAATTGAAGCAACCAAATGGGTTCAGACCATTTGATGTTTCAATATACAATTGTGAGTTGTCGAAATTGAGAAAACACTGGTTGTTTTACGATTTCTTGAATGCAGAGGTGATGAGTGGCTCCTATGACAATTCTTTGTTCACTGTACATAAAAAGCAAAGACTTAGcgatttttcaatcaatgatgagGGCAAAGAGAGCCCGCTGAGCAAATGGAAAAGAGTAACTTGTTTACGTGTGGACTCATTGAATATTGATCATTTGAACAGGGGGTTGGAAGGTCCATTTGGTTGGATAACAAATGGTAAGGTTGATATGGTGGGTGAGATAATGGTTCCACGGGAGGATAATAATGACATTGGtgtaaaagaaattgtaaaTATGATTGCCGAGTCGATTACCAAAGAAGCTACAAGGTATAAAAACCCAGAAgttcaatcaaaacatCCCGATATGCATACTCGTTTAACTCACGATGATTACACTGATATATCAAAATACTTTGTATTAGACTTAACTATACGGTTAAACAATGTTAGGGCAACAGTACCATTCAAAGCCCCTGAATTGTCATACATCAACTACGCACTTATAAGACCAATCGTGGCGTATATCAACTCAAAAAACACATTTATCGAAATTCACAACCGAGTGGTAAAGAATATAAAAGATTTCGATGGCTCCTGGACAGTATATGACTCTCTTCTTATGGACGATATATCTGAGGAGGTGtatgacaattttgttgattatgtTGCTGATGAGGAAGCGAGATTAATCAGGGTGAAAAGGGTAGGGTTTTGGTCACTTCAATTGTTCCTACAATTGGTCCTTGTCGGATTGGGTGCATTGACATAG
- a CDS encoding Rps16a 40S ribosomal subunit S16 — MSTQSVQTFGKKKTATAVAHVKNGKGLIKINGSPITLVQPEILKFKVYEPLTLVGLDKFQNIDIRVKVTGGGHISQVYAIRQAIAKGLVAYHQKFVDEASKNELKKIFASYDKTLLVADSRRMEPKKFGGRGARARFQKSYR, encoded by the exons ATGTCAACTCAATCAGTTCAA ACTTTCGGTAAAAAGAAGACCGCTACTGCCGTTGCTCATGTCAAAAACGGTAAAGGTTTAATTAAAATCAACGGTTCACCAATCACCTTGGTCCAACCAGAAATCTTGAAGTTCAAAGTTTACGAACCATTAACCTTGGTTGGTTTGGacaaattccaaaacatTGACATCAGAGTTAAAGTCACTGGTGGTGGTCACATTTCACAAGTTTACGCTATTAGACAAGCCATTGCTAAGGGTTTGGTTGCTTACCACCAAAAATTCGTTGATGAAGCCTCAAAGAAcgaattgaagaagatcTTTGCTTCTTATGACAAGACTTTGTTGGTTGCCGATTCAAGAAGAATGGAACCAAAGAAATTCGGTGGTCGTGGTGCCAGAGCAAGATTCCAAAAATCTTACCGTTAA
- a CDS encoding Mst1 threonine-tRNA ligase, whose translation MIIRNIGIRRCTRRLLSTKVKEGSSTNTSHAISNRQLLYTTDAASPGSVFFLPHGTRILNKLIQFMKNQQIRYGFQEVVTPLIFKTKLWKKSGHWDNYKDDMFKVVGFDMSKEEIPEGSIEEHEYGLKPMNCPSHCMIFAKFDRSYNELPIRYSDFSSLHRNEASGALSGLTRVRRFHQDDGHIFCSVSHIDQEIKNTLDLIKDTYAVFGINEIEYYLSTRPDKFMGDIETWDQAESQLKKVLDEGTGKGSWEIREGDGAFYGPKIDVLLTDAFNKKHQVGTIQLDFQLPKRFDLKYAAEDGSRDNQPILVHRAVFGSLERFFAILLDHYQGKWPFWINPRQAVIIPINDSHVEKAEELQRKLCGDIINSQDSISPLTGFNFHVDMDKRAATVGHRTKEAIKSGYSYIILIGDRDIANGTFSIRSRDDRKVSNLTSDEIYQKFIDLEKKYQ comes from the coding sequence ATGATAATTAGGAACATTGGCATAAGGCGATGCACTCGCAGACTCCTATCAACTAAGGTCAAAGAGGGTTCGTCCACAAATACCAGCCATGCTATCTCAAATAGGCAACTACTCTACACAACAGACGCAGCTTCACCTGGATCGGTGTTTTTCTTACCACATGGAACAAGAATACTAAACAAGcttattcaatttatgaAGAATCAGCAAATAAGGTATGGATTTCAAGAGGTTGTCACTCCTTTGATATTCAAGACAAAATTGTGGAAGAAATCGGGACATTGGGATAATTACAAAGATGACATGTTTAAGGTCGTTGGGTTTGATATGTCGAAAGAAGAGATTCCTGAAGGTTCCATAGAGGAGCACGAATATGGGTTGAAGCCAATGAACTGTCCGAGCCACTGCATGatctttgcaaaatttgatcGTAGTTATAATGAGTTGCCGATAAGATATTCAGATTTCAGCTCATTGCATAGGAATGAGGCAAGTGGTGCGTTAAGTGGATTGACAAGAGTGCGTAGGTTCCACCAAGATGACGGTCATATATTCTGCAGTGTTAGCCACATTGATCAGGAGATTAAAAACACATTagatttgatcaaagatACTTATGCCGTGTTTGGaattaatgaaattgaatattaCTTGTCAACACGACCAGATAAATTCATGGGCGACATTGAAACCTGGGATCAAGCTGAATCgcagttgaagaaagtgTTGGATGAAGGCACCGGGAAAGGAAGCTGGGAAATTAGAGAAGGTGATGGTGCATTCTACGGCcccaaaattgatgtaCTCTTGACGGACGCATTTAACAAAAAGCATCAAGTCGGGACAATCCAATTGGACTTTCAATTAccaaaaagatttgacTTGAAATACGCTGCCGAGGATGGATCGAGAGATAACCAGCCTATTTTGGTACATAGGGCTGTATTTGGATCTTTAGAAAGATTCTTTGCCATTTTGTTGGATCATTATCAAGGAAAGTGGCCATTCTGGATAAATCCAAGACAGGCTGTGATAATACCTATAAACGATTCGCATGTCGAAAAGGCAGAAGAATTGCAACGCAAGTTATGCGGGGATATAATAAACTCCCAAGACCTGATCTCCCCCTTGACTGGGTTTAATTTTCATGTTGACATGGATAAAAGGGCTGCAACAGTGGGACACAGAACTAAGGAAGCAATTAAAAGTGGTTACTCCTACATCATATTGATTGGAGACAGAGACATTGCCAATGGCACCTTTTCGATAAGATCTAGAGATGATCGAAAAGTTTCAAACTTGACAAGTGAcgaaatttatcaaaagttCATAGacttggaaaagaaatatcaATAG
- a CDS encoding Apc1 Anaphase-Promoting Complex/Cyclosome subunit: MSNVQQSLTTPVIDYHDELEVPIDCENVVLCDNNVLLTIKGNTVTVYNGLLKSRVLKFEDNIIKACVTSFLIKSVPTQIMAICFKKYINFYYPSGKLYTLHLPFDVVLVKEYERGLVLQTRTELYLINKDLDLKFVDTDTNSSFYNYEYVTTFNQRDNGISLCTTFIDGEINVYQVKNSSRNFKLNAKPSSRSQKKKYYSMSNSSNKYTEPKLSQIFISENRTSTLLSDARVLNPEQTPISSLRKDVILSKIDTIESKLNRNHVKIFSVPFENQEGVVVVNKLKQELHVYSYNSYSRSSSIYKSPCLDCIPLNSIFEGNLIVLTDDGLFIVNPFIELRTCCHTYLPAYMLLSSNDGKVALRLRDDSVRLVKIILDPVSDLVSSCLRCFKYLSGSTVNQIFWSLWRTAYNNCQSEWNALVVALLSLTVPFSDDFQFTPNEVTNLLPQAKTLRETAHVNYNLQDLIPYIVVSLHLLREEYRLDVTKKSYLNRLGALLSQLTIWMGWPDIWVNYYNAPCNLDKSIKFLSLQIIQSPPNLFESLASLFTDNIVRYLSFSQLVEESDSVDAIVTPITNIVLKLFEVLVSSQYGPSHLVDMMSDLGVTTLETFPLGVSIPLKEALSVSQEHPTFEWTSDALLLTGREDLSKLLSNDLYRDTPIEKTACDDIESLINGLTSNEAVSSWDDQSEAKRMGITKLIFDHDRRYFEITTLLHQTKMQTAFLKTDDSISEYDLLLLQRKLASIVAIRTLTIPMGRAALNYGGRKPLLTEKYPIPKFNLNTLISPTMTTIIPSEDSISQDLLEWGHFHNGVSSGLSIAKNSKGISGSWIIFNKPPDLNSQHAGFLFGLGLNGHLKKLEEWHIYNYLGPKHPLTSVGLLLGMAASLRGTMDNKLTKVLSVHAVALLPQGANDLNVPIMVQTAGLIGIGLLYLETQHRRMSEILLSQITGSVFQNDSEQVHEGYRLASGVALGFVNLGKGDDLKGLNDTHVVDKLIAVATFMKNDQPNLELDKSCCGAIIALCLIYLKTENANIADKLGIPESEQLLDYIRPDLLFLRCMATNLIMWNKIGSTRKWIESHVPTAVLNEFNKIDGFNRLDSDELIFFNILGGSCLAMALKYASSSNIEARDAILYYLDKLMLLTSKSATNYDEKLTYNTAINIQNILALCASLIMAASGDLKVFQRLRVLHNDTSKSMGYGGFMAINTALGFLFLGGGQMAFDDSLFGIASLITSMYPIFPKENSEYEVHLQALRHFWALAIIPRCLVVKEVGTNEPCKIPITITMKNGEVVEKLSSCLLPKISDIQTISTNSIDYFEVVIDCQLRSEILENFEKSLTIYVYKKQNYQLLRPNIRSMLQNKSRNIKIDSDSVLNCGLFESLDLNSKEIWVNEFESKKKVSYSGLTIFNIIDDKLRLMKSVESPDSIEDIWNLRLLFEYANTCIENDDLHYIPLQFINQLKQKLWNKVG, translated from the coding sequence ATGTCCAACGTCCAACAGCTGTTAACCACACCAGTGATAGACTACCATGATGAGCTAGAGGTTCCAATTGATTGCGAGAATGTTGTACTTTGTGACAATAATGTATTGTTGACAATCAAAGGCAATACTGTGACAGTCTACAATGGACTTCTAAAAAGTCGagtgttgaaatttgaagaCAACATTATCAAAGCATGTGTCACTTCGTTTCTAATAAAGAGTGTACCTACTCAAATTATGGCAAtatgtttcaaaaaatatataaacTTCTACTATCCTAGTGGGAAATTGTACACTTTGCATTTGCcatttgatgttgttttggTCAAGGAGTATGAAAGAGGTTTGGTCTTGCAAACTAGAACCGAACTCTACTTGATAAACAAGGATCTCGACCTAAAGTTTGTTGACACTGATACAAATAGTTCCTTTTATAACTATGAATACGTGACAACTTTCAATCAGCGAGATAACGGTATTTCACTATGCACCACATTCATTGATGGTGAAATCAACGTTTACCAAGTGAAAAACTCAAGTAGGAATTTCAAGCTCAATGCCAAACCTTCGAGCAggctgcaaaaaaaaaagtattATTCGATGTCGaattcttcaaacaaatacACCGAACCAAAACTTAGTCAAATTTTTATTCTGGAAAATCGAACAAGTACGTTGTTGTCTGATGCAAGAGTTCTAAATCCTGAACAAACTCCTATATCAAGCTTGCGTAAAGATGTCATATTATCGAAAATCGACACTATAGAAAGCAAGCTTAATAGAAACCACGTCAAGATATTTAGTGTcccatttgaaaatcaagaaGGAGTAGTGGTAGTCAACAAGTTAAAACAAGAGCTACATGTGTACAGCTACAATTCCTACTCAAGAAGCCTGTCCATTTACAAATCCCCCTGCCTTGATTGCATTCCTTTGAACTCTATTTTTGAAGGCAATTTGATCGTCTTAACAGATGATGGCTTATTCATTGTCAATCCATTCATCGAGTTGCGCACTTGCTGTCATACATACCTACCCGCATATATGCTACTAAGCTCAAACGATGGGAAAGTAGCACTTCGATTGAGAGATGATTCAGTTCGGTTAGTAAAGATCATATTAGACCCAGTATCGGACTTGGTCCTGTCTTGTTTAAGATGCTTCAAGTACTTGTCAGGATCCACTGTtaatcaaatattttggCTGCTTTGGCGTACGGCTTATAACAATTGTCAGTCTGAGTGGAATGCATTAGTTGTGGCATTGTTGTCATTAACTGTTCCCTTTCTGgatgattttcaatttacgCCAAACGAAGTCACGAATCTCCTTCCACAAGCCAAAACACTTCGCGAAACTGCACATGTAAATTACAATTTGCAGGATTTGATACCATACATCGTGGTGTCGCTCCATTTACTTCGAGAAGAATATAGATTGGATGTCACTAAGAAAAGCTACTTGAACAGACTAGGGGCATTATTGAGTCAATTGACTATTTGGATGGGCTGGCCTGATATCTGGGTCAACTACTACAATGCCCCTTGCAACCTTGATAAATCGATCAAATTTCTTCTGCTACAAATTATCCAATCACCACCGAACCTATTTGAATCGTTAGCTAGTTTATTCACCGACAATATTGTACGGTATTTATCATTTTCACAATtagttgaagaaagtgaTTCAGTAGATGCCATTGTCACGCCTATAACAAATATCGTTTTAAAACTTTTTGAGGTGCTTGTGTCCTCGCAGTATGGACCTTCACATTTGGTTGATATGATGAGTGATCTTGGGGTTACTACTCTTGAAACGTTTCCATTGGGGGTTTCCATACCTTTGAAAGAAGCATTGCTGGTTTCCCAAGAGCATCCCACTTTTGAATGGACGTCAGATGCACTTTTATTGACAGGGCGGGAGGATTTGAGTAAACTATTATCAAACGATCTTTACCGTGACACACCAATTGAGAAAACCGCATGTGATGATATCGAATCGTTGATTAATGGCCTTACTTCGAATGAAGCTGTATCATCTTGGGATGATCAATCAGAAGCTAAACGAATGGGTATCACTAAGTTGATATTTGATCACGATCGAAGGTATTTTGAGATCACAACGTTGCTACACCAAACAAAGATGCAAACTGCCTTTTTAAAAACTGATGACTCGATAAGTGAATATGATCTTCTTTTActtcaaagaaaattggCCAGTATAGTTGCAATACGAACCTTGACTATACCCATGGGTAGAGCTGCGTTGAACTATGGAGGGCGCAAGCCTTTATTAACAGAAAAGTATCCCATCCcaaaatttaatttaaaTACATTGATCTCACCAACAATGACTACCATTATTCCATCGGAGGATAGTATATCACAAGATTTATTAGAGTGGGGTCATTTTCATAATGGGGTGTCTTCTGGTCTAAgtattgcaaaaaattcaaaggGAATATCAGGAAGTTGGattatattcaacaaaCCGCCCGACTTGAATTCACAACATGCGGGATTCTTGTTTGGATTGGGGTTGAATGGCCACTTGAAAAAACTTGAGGAATGGCACATTTACAATTACTTGGGTCCAAAGCATCCTTTGACTAGTGTTGGGCTACTTCTTGGTATGGCAGCAAGCTTACGTGGTACCATGGATAATAAACTAACCAAGGTTTTATCGGTCCATGCCGTTGCATTGTTACCGCAAGGGGcgaatgatttgaatgtaCCTATAATGGTGCAAACTGCAGGGTTAATAGGTATTGGCCTACTTTATTTGGAGACACAACATCGAAGAATGAGTGAGATTTTGCTTTCACAAATTACCGGTTCcgttttccaaaatgatCTGGAGCAAGTTCATGAAGGTTATAGATTGGCATCAGGAGTGGCATTGGGATTTGTAAATTTGGGTAAAGGTGATGATTTAAAGGGGCTTAATGATACCCATGTTGTGGACAAATTGATAGCAGTCGCAACATTTATGAAGAAtgatcaaccaaatttggaGTTAGACAAGTCGTGTTGTGGGGCTATTATTGCTTTGTGTTTGATATATCTTAAAACTGAGAATGCCAATATTGCTGATAAATTAGGTATTCCAGAATCTGAACAATTATTGGATTATATTAGACCTGATTTATTATTTCTTCGATGTATGGCcacaaatttgataatgtGGAATAAGATTGGGTCGACGCGTAAATGGATTGAGTCACATGTACCGACAGCAGTACTCAAtgaattcaacaagattgatgGGTTCAACAGATTAGACAGTGATGAGCttatctttttcaacatcttgGGTGGTTCATGCTTGGCAATGGCATTGAAATatgcatcatcatccaacaTAGAGGCAAGAGATGCTATATTGTATTatcttgataaattgatgttgttaaCAAGCAAGTCGGCAACCAATTACGATGAGAAACTCACATACAACACTGCTATCAACATTCAAAACATATTGGCTTTATGTGCATCATTGATAATGGCGGCAAGTGGTGATTTAAAAGTTTTTCAACGGTTACGTGTATTGCACAACGATACTAGTAAATCTATGGGATATGGCGGATTTATGGCCATTAATACTGCATTGGGATTCTTATTTCTCGGTGGAGGTCAAATGgcatttgatgattcatTATTTGGTATTGCTAGTTTGATCACCAGTATGTATCCTATTTTCCCAAAAGAAAACAGTGAATATGAAGTCCACCTACAAGCATTGAGACATTTTTGGGCATTGGCTATTATTCCACGATGTTTGGTAGTTAAAGAAGTTGGTACTAATGAACCATGCAAAATACCAATAACCATAACCATGAAGAAtggtgaagttgttgaaaaattgtcatCTTGTTTGCTTCCCAAGATTAGCGATATACAAACAATAAGTACAAATTCGattgattattttgaagttgttattgattgtcaattgagatcagaaattttggaaaattttgaaaaatcattgacaatttATGTttacaagaaacaaaattatcagTTGTTACGACCAAATATTAGGTCaatgttgcaaaacaaaagtcGAAACATTAAAATTGATTCCGATTCGGTGTTAAATTGTGGATTGTTTGAACTGCTTGATTTAAACAGCAAAGAAATTTGGGTTAATGAATTCGaatcaaagaagaaagtttCTTATTCTGGATTAactattttcaatattattgatgataagTTAAGGTTGATGAAGAGTGTTGAATCGCcagattcaattgaagatataTGGAATttgagattgttgtttgaataTGCCAATACctgtattgaaaatgatgatttacaTTATATTCCATTACAGTTTattaaccaattgaaacagAAATTGTGGAATAAGGTGGGCTAG
- a CDS encoding Xog1 Exo-1,3-beta-glucanase yields MRSIAVFAILISCIYALALTPQKRGESVAWNYQKQTTRGLNLGGWLVLEAYITPSLFGSWLFGDDENNIPVDEYHFTKQLGKEAAEHVLQMHWNSWYTEADFEQISYLGINTVRIPIGYWAFQLLDDDPYVQGQVEYLDKALQWARNHNLKVWIDLHGAPGSQNGFDNSGLRDTLDWQTVDGNVQVTKDVLNTIFEKYGGDDYADVVIGIELLNEPLGPSLNVDELKQFYQDGYSALRSTGSNIPVVIHDAFEAIGYWDDFSIGNNAFNVVLDHHHYQVFSAQELERSIDDHISVACNWGWDTKKESYWTITGEWSAALTDCAKWLNGVRRGARYEGQYDNSPYIGSCSQYLELDNWPEDYKTNVRKYIEAQLDAYEYTGGWIFWNWKTEDAIEWDFQRLTAAGIFPQPLTDRQYPNQCGFPSN; encoded by the coding sequence ATGAGGTCAATTGCCGTTTTCGCTATTCTTATCTCATGCATATATGCACTAGCTCTTACACCACAGAAAAGAGGTGAAAGTGTAGCTTGGAACTATCAGAAACAAACCACACGTGGTTTGAATTTAGGTGGTTGGCTTGTTCTTGAAGCATACATTACTCCATCATTGTTTGGATCCTGGTTGTTTGGAGACGACGAGAATAATATTcctgttgatgaatatcATTTCACTAAGCAATTGGGTAAAGAGGCCGCTGAACATGTGTTGCAAATGCATTGGAATTCATGGTACACCGAAGCggattttgaacaaattagTTATTTGGGAATTAACACGGTTCGTATTCCAATTGGATACTGGGCTTTCCAATTATTGGATGATGATCCATATGTTCAAGGACAAGTGGAATATTTGGATAAAGCTTTGCAGTGGGCTAGAAACCACAATCTCAAGGTCTGGATTGACTTGCACGGTGCTCCAGGCTCACAAAATGGGTTCGACAATTCAGGCTTAAGAGATACCTTGGACTGGCAAACGGTTGATGGTAACGTGCAAGTTACAAAAGATGTTTTGAACActatctttgaaaaatacgGAGGAGATGATTACGCTGACGTCGTTATCGGCATTGAATTACTCAATGAACCATTGGGTCCAAGTTTGAATGTTGATGAGCTTAAGCAATTTTACCAAGATGGATACAGTGCTTTGAGATCTACAGGATCAAATATCCCTGTTGTTATTCACGATGCCTTTGAAGCAATTGGTTACTGGGATGATTTCTCCATTGGCAACAATGCATTCAATGTCGTTTTGGACCACCACCACTATCAAGTCTTTTCAGCACAAGAATTGGAACGTAGTATTGATGACCACATTTCAGTTGCTTGTAATTGGGGATGGGACACCAAGAAGGAAAGTTACTGGACTATTACTGGTGAATGGTCTGCAGCTTTGACCGATTGTGCCAAATGGTTGAATGGGGTTAGAAGAGGCGCACGTTATGAAGGTCAATACGACAACTCGCCATACATTGGGTCTTGTCTGCAATACTTGGAACTTGACAACTGGCCAGAGGACTACAAAACCAATGTTCGTAAATACATTGAAGCACAATTGGATGCTTATGAATACACTGGTGGATGGATCTTTTGGAACTGGAAGACTGAAGATGCTATTGAATGGGACTTCCAAAGGTTGACTGCTGCTGGCATTTTCCCTCAACCTTTGACTGATAGACAGTATCCTAACCAATGTGGTTTCCCAAGTAACTAG